The genome window gggtcaaGATTATAGAGTTGCTTCCTAATCAAAACAAGTGACTAGAATGATGGCACAATAGACACTAGACAGCACATTGAAATGAGATTGAACATGACACTAGACAGCACATTGAAATGAGATTGAGCATCCACTTTACCAATGATTGAGATCCTTTGGGACAAGAATCTATTCCCTTTTGTAACTTGTACCACAAAAGACTGGTTGGCACAGCACATGCTAATGCCAAATTGCCAGTCTTGGTTTCATTCTCAAGTTCTAGTCTTTGTTCTTAATTAGGCTGCTTAGTGTACAACCTTATTTGGTGGGTCTCAACGTCCTCTGTGGGTCGAGGTATATACGTCTTGGATTTACACAGGTTTCGTTTTCATCTGCAGAATTTCCATGGCCTTAGTCATCATGTACAGTGCATTGAAGGACTTTCCTGGATTTGAATTGTTGAGGTTATAGCATTTTTTGTGGTGCAGACAGATTTGACTGAGTAATTTATGCAATTATTGAAGGGGTCTTTCGTTCTATTATATTAATcagatattcttcttcagaaaTTTAATTCGGCCATTGTGTCTGAAGGGCAAATGGCATTATTGCATTTTGACCACAAACTCTTCCATTCATTTTGTCCACATTTTCTGCATCTCCCTCCGAAAATAGAATTGTTTCAAGGATCTGATGGATAAAATGCAAATATACATTAAATTTAGGTtctaagagcatccacaatgatgctctctatttattagttaaaatttagctaaaaatataataaaaaaactattttaggaactctctaaaaaatttcaactctaaCCATACTCTTTAATTTGGAGAGTCATAAATGTTATAACTCTTTTTCGATTGGTCCatctatattattaaaaaaaaaaaagttagtattaaataaaggtttgaaatactcattaaataaaaaagcattAAATTAGAGGAAGCAACTAAgagtcatttctctctcctcagatttaggagctcctagaggaCTCCCTAgtttaggaggtggatagggagcatgatcggagttgtatttttacaattccttcctaaaatttgtctaaggagGTAGTTTAAAAAGTCTATTATGGATACTCTAACCCAATCAAAATCTTTATTCAAATTCCATATTGATAAAGTAAAAAAGTGAGTCATGGCATAAAAGTAGGATCCTCTGTTTATAAACATGGAAGCCTAAAACCATGTTGTTTTGGGTATACTTCACTTGCACCAAGAAAAGCCCTCTCTCCTACAGATCAACTCCCCCCTATCACACCaacttaaattaaaatatctAAAGTTTTGACCTCAAAGACCCCAGATATATACAAATTAGAAGAGAGAAGTGGTTTTCCGTTGAAGTAAAGTCACCTTACCCAATTGGCTAATCAACTTTGAACAAATTATGAGTCTGCATAAATCCTCACCAGTCTGCATCTCATAGGTTACTTACAAGCGTTTACTTGGGTCAATATCCACTAGCTACAAACCAATTGATAAATGATGAATATAAGAATCGAACtcttattataaaatataaaaaataaggtATTCTACCACTAAAACAAGACGGTTTAGAGTATCAACATGTTTTTGTCAATGGGGCGGTGCACCTATTCAGGCTTTTTTCTAAATCCAAACCGGCAAGAGTCTGATTTCTTCATAACTTGggaactttaaaaaaaaaaaaaaattgatatggCAAATAGCCCTTGGCCAATAGGAAGAGACAGACAGCGAACCTAACATATTGTGACCTTGTAAACCCCTCCTCTGGCTCCTCACGTCGCGGCACAGACACTCCAACACACAAAATGCCACTCACAAACCACAAAGTTACCCATTCAAAACGTAAGCCAAAAGGCCACAATCTCTGCCAAATGGAATTCtttccaaataaataaataaatgtaacCCCAACTGGCAAATCAAAAAGCTTTAATTCCCTTCATCTGCAGCTTacataaaaaaaggaaaaaatctCTGCACTTGCACACATATAATAATTAGGAGATAGCGATTCATCCAATCCACTTCAAGCccttatcttcttcttcacagcATACACACTGCCCCATTTAATAGTTTTATACTCTTCAACCCCTTATTTGCTTTGTTCCCTCGacctttctattttctttcaacaatttttttggCTCCATTCTTCACCAACCTCATACTCTTTCCTGTGTATACATTATATAATAAGGTTAAGATTAACAACCCAATTCCTAGAAAATGAAATCACACAGTTGGTGTAGTTGATATTGGATAAAACCCAGATCTGAAATTCCTTATGTTTTAGTATCTCAGGATTAAAGCTCCAATTTTGCAGCTCCTTTCCTGGAATTGAACTGGTCTGTGCGGAAGAAAAGGTTTGGTTTTTAGCTGttgagtttcttttcttattagcttttatttatttatcgaTTGTTTGATGATTGGAGATTACCATATAGACACTCTTGGAGTGGTTCATTCGTTCGTTTAGTCACTTTCAGTTTCATCACATTGCGTATGCTTTAGAAAGATAAGAACGTTGGTTCTCCAATTGGGTTTGTGCGTCAACTGTTAAAGTTGGTCTGTTGTGGAATTTTAGAATTGGGTGTATAGTGTATATTATTGCTGGGTGTTTGTGAAAGTTGGAATCTTTGGAGGTTGGAAACCTTTTTGTTTGGCAATGGATTCGGGGGCACATGATCTGCAAGGTAACAGTGAGGTTTTGGGTGCAGTTGATCAAAAGACGATTGAGAAATCAAGAAATTCTGTTGTTTGGTCGGTTGTTGAAACTGTCATTGTGATTGAATCAGAAGAGGGTGCTTGTGTTATTGGAAAAAATGAAGATGTGGAAGCATTGGGAAAGGAATTGGGGTCCCAAAAAGCAGTGGTGGAAGGACTTGAGAAACTGAATGATAAGGAGGCATGCGACCAGCCTGGTAGTGGTGTGGTTCCTAGTGAAGTTGAGCAAGGAAATAATAAGAATTCAAACAATTTGGCTGATGGGAATGTTTCTGAGACTCTGGTGGTCATTAATTCGGATGAGGCCGCCCGTGTTACTGGAGATAATGGAAGATTGGTTACTAAGGTTGACGAATTGGGGTCGAGTAAGGTATCGGtggaagaatcaaagaagaaggtgCCTCAAGCAGAGAGAGATTCACATGTGATTGATGTGAAGTGTGGGAGTGGTAAAGGCTTTGGTGATAAATGGGATGGGGAAAGGGTTTGTAGGATTTGCCATTTAAGTTCTGAACAATCACCGGacagaaaaattgaaattgctAATAGTTCTACCCCAACGGAATTAATTCATCTTGGTTGTGAGTGTAGAGATGAGCTTGGTGTTGCACATGGTCATTGTGCCGAAGCATGGTTTAAGCTAAAAGGAAACAGGTATTTTTTTCCATCTTTCCACcctgttttctttctctcaatGCTTTCCactgtcatttttttttttttttgggtgtggtAATAATAGATGTTCAACAGTATGCTTTAAGCTTGGTGGGTGTGAAAAAGTGGTGTGTGCATATTCTTACATGTGTGCATGTTtgattatattttgtattggGCAATAATTGtacctttttttgttgttgcatttttgtttgatatttCTGCGTTTGTAATGTTTGGTTTCACGAtggtcttttcttttctgaaatGTGGATTGAAACTGAACCTCCAAGAAATGTTAAGTATGAccccataaatttttttctatgcTTCACCATATTCAAAGATCAAAGTTAAGAGTTGTACTGTATTGTTACGGCAGAAAATGTTTTCTGCACTTTGATTAATAAGATGTAAACCTAACTATATGAACATACCCCAGCCTTCTACCACTTGAACCAAGACTCCCGGCATTACAGAAtgtgaataaaattattaatctcTGTGTTAGTAATGCGGAGAAAATTCTCATGAATGTTTATAAATGGCACTACAGCTCTTCTTTTTGGtctgcttttgttttcaaactCGGTTTTTTAAGTTAACACAGATCTCATGTCAGGATTCCCTGCATGGAAGTGTTAGGACTCTGAAATGATAGTAGTGTTACAAAGTAAATGACACAAGTGACAAGTAACAAGATCttgttctattttttaattggtattcaagtttttcttttgtcatttGCTCCTTTTTCTGCATTGAAACCCTGGGAAAGTTAGCAGAAGAGAAAGTGAAACTTTTTTCATTTCCAATAAATAAGCTTTGCTGTGGTTACTTttgattttaaattgttttctgtttcAATTATCTGtggagtgtttttttttagtcaGGAAGTATTTTCAAAGTCTAAATAAACAGTAGAGCTAGTGAAATTCTCTGCACAAGAACCTAGCATCAAAGAT of Prunus dulcis chromosome 4, ALMONDv2, whole genome shotgun sequence contains these proteins:
- the LOC117626661 gene encoding uncharacterized protein LOC117626661, giving the protein MDSGAHDLQGNSEVLGAVDQKTIEKSRNSVVWSVVETVIVIESEEGACVIGKNEDVEALGKELGSQKAVVEGLEKLNDKEACDQPGSGVVPSEVEQGNNKNSNNLADGNVSETLVVINSDEAARVTGDNGRLVTKVDELGSSKVSVEESKKKVPQAERDSHVIDVKCGSGKGFGDKWDGERVCRICHLSSEQSPDRKIEIANSSTPTELIHLGCECRDELGVAHGHCAEAWFKLKGNRTCEICGETANNVTGHGDSRFMEEWNEETLSGIENNSLDRNGGCWRGQPFCNFLMACLVIAFVLPWFFRVKMF